The Nicotiana tomentosiformis chromosome 2, ASM39032v3, whole genome shotgun sequence genome includes the window ttagaattgttattattattttttattacatggcatcttggaatgagaattggtcgaatattggttattcttattttggtgaTCCATGTCCATactgtggaggaccacacttgtTGCAAAATTGTAAATCTTAATTTTATGAGTAAAATTTTTGTAATGTGTGTGGTTGTTAAGGTGGCCATTGGGatttgggatggttgtcctaattctttttaCCCTTCTCTGAGGCCTTATTATGATATTTCTAATAATGTTTGTGAGTATGATAGGAGCAATGAAGTTGAGGATGTGGAGTGTACTGCCCATATTATGGATATGGTAAGGCAAGTAGCCGAGCAACAAGATGAAAATAAAAAGGCAATACAAAGAATTAGTGCAGCAATCATGAGAATGAAGGCCAAGGCGGAAGAATTGGCTAAAGAGAGTGAGCTCCCACAAGAAGATAATTTTGAAGAAGAAGATATAGTGAGCCAATCTTGGCTAGAGGAATAAGCTTAACTGATAAAATTGTATGAGTTTCTTCGTGATGGTCTTTCAAATACGGCAGAATAGCTGATAGAAGGAAGAATTGATCTTAGACAAGAGATCGACCAATTTGGTAGCACTATTCGCTACTTGGATGCagatttgagtgcaaaggttgattCGTGTAAAGCCCAACAATTTAGTGATGAGTTGTGCGAAGTTGAAAAAGATCTTCtaggccaaattgaggagctaaaatgagaataccaatcattagaccatgttattattgatgatgcccatgttgaggaAGTGTGCAAAAGTGAGGATGTCAAAAGTGAAGCGATTTTAGAGTTAGAGAGCATTAGACCTCATTCTAATAATTTTTTAACATTGTGCTTAGTTGGTGACACGAGAATTGATCCATTCGAGCCTATGGAGGAGTCAATAGATGGGGAACAAAGTGCATATATTCTGAAATTTGTGATGCCAAGGAGACAAAATGGCATCCCTCACTTGAGGGCCAATAAGTACAAGATGCGATATCTATTGCTTGGTTCCTTTATTTTCACACCAACCGTCCCaagaaaatgacaaaaaaatTTATGCAAAATTAGGGGCGcaattctgtcacgacccgaaattcccaccgtcgggatcgtgatggcgcctaatattttacttgttaggcaagccaacgttagagaatcattaaaccaaatccttatttccattcaataaataataataattagctaagatgaaatataataagtatggaattatataaaaactgtattaattactaccacccggatctggagtcccaattcatgagcattctagaatttactacaagtaatagtctgaaagaaatacaactgtttggatgaaagaaacagtaaaactggAAAGATacacggggacttcaaggtctgtgaacgccgacaaatctatcttgagtctccggatagcgggtccaatagctaaaatctcgatcaacccgagccggtaccaaaatctgcacagaaagtgcagagtatagtatcagtacaactaaccccatgtactgataagtgtcgagcctaacctcgacgaagtagtgatgaggctaaggcaaggcacctataaatcaatatgtacaatttaacaatgtatatacaaataacagtaatgaagagctagacaggtATTATCGGGAGGGAAAAACATGTTGGGAGAAATACGAGATAAGAAACTatagcagaatgataactggaacaacccatacactatgaatcaacagaaacaacgaatacagtaaaggaaaaatgcacggcatcacccttcgtgcttttactctcaatctcacc containing:
- the LOC138906225 gene encoding uncharacterized protein → MHRHYTPYQPKANGSVEAENKNINKILRNMIQGSKQWHEKLHFALLRYRMTARTYVGATPYLLVYGTEVVAIGIWDGCPNSFYPSLRPYYDISNNVCEYDRSNEVEDVECTAHIMDMVRQVAEQQDENKKAIQRISAAIMRMKAKAEELAKESELPQEDNFEEEDIVSQSWLEE